The Streptomonospora litoralis genome window below encodes:
- a CDS encoding PHP domain-containing protein has translation MMRIDLHSHSSVSDGTEPPAEVVRRAAAAGVDVLALTDHDTVAGIPAAAAALPPGRTLVPGMELSCLHEGSSVHLLAYLCDAGHPELAAELRRIRDDRTIRARAMVDRLGEAGIEVTWERVCAIAGVRTGPMDTPPDPGASANVIGRPHIARAIVEAGAASDVPEAFDRWIGAGRPGYVARYALDALRAVELVRAAGGVCAVAHPARGEATPDGAVPMELIEQMAAVGLGGIEADHPSHDDDEAAFWRGAAKRLELAVTGSSDDHGDLTEHRIGCRTTAPEEYARLIEPATGAAPITAE, from the coding sequence CTGATGCGCATCGACCTGCACTCGCACAGCTCCGTCTCCGACGGCACCGAGCCCCCCGCGGAGGTGGTCCGGCGAGCCGCCGCGGCAGGGGTGGACGTCCTGGCCCTGACCGACCACGACACCGTCGCCGGCATCCCCGCCGCCGCGGCGGCCCTGCCCCCCGGTCGCACCCTGGTACCGGGCATGGAGCTGTCGTGCCTGCACGAGGGATCCAGCGTGCATCTGCTCGCCTACCTGTGCGATGCCGGGCACCCCGAACTGGCGGCCGAACTGCGGCGCATCCGCGACGACCGCACCATCCGCGCCCGCGCCATGGTGGACCGGCTGGGCGAGGCGGGTATCGAGGTCACCTGGGAGCGGGTGTGCGCCATCGCGGGGGTCCGCACCGGCCCGATGGACACACCCCCCGACCCGGGTGCCTCCGCCAACGTCATCGGACGTCCGCACATCGCGCGGGCGATCGTCGAGGCCGGGGCCGCATCCGACGTCCCCGAAGCCTTCGACCGGTGGATAGGAGCCGGGCGCCCCGGCTACGTGGCCCGCTACGCGCTGGACGCCCTGCGCGCGGTCGAGCTGGTACGTGCGGCGGGCGGCGTGTGCGCCGTCGCGCACCCCGCCCGCGGCGAGGCGACGCCCGACGGGGCGGTGCCGATGGAGCTGATCGAGCAGATGGCCGCCGTCGGACTCGGCGGGATCGAGGCCGACCATCCCTCGCACGACGACGACGAGGCGGCGTTCTGGCGCGGTGCGGCCAAACGGCTGGAGTTGGCGGTCACCGGATCCAGCGACGACCACGGCGATCTGACCGAACACCGCATCGGTTGCCGCACGACCGCCCCGGAGGAGTACGCTCGCCTGATCGAACCGGCGACCGGAGCCGCGCCCATCACTGCCGAATGA
- a CDS encoding MBL fold metallo-hydrolase produces MFWKRKDKKKDGDEAEASGAPSAVATTSAGPDDTAAADAHAEPEESADDAPAAAAGTAEDGESASAGEETAESAEPAGSDEGEEADESAKDAEDAEDTEDATPAASGRRRSPTAAEDPEVAGATEPDEEGVQRVRTVGVLKAEDQEIDVVSNTWIVDADSEGVVVIDPAHDAEAIMEAVGDREVYLVACTNGYNTHLTAAIEVAERDEAPIALHRRELRSWRRIHGAEHRPDLEIEGGGSLKAGDIEIDILPIPGTSTGSVAYYVSEKGVVFTGDSLRAGEVGTVAGGYIDYTQQLHSIGEMILTLPPDTRVLPDSGPETTVGEESENFDAWVSTR; encoded by the coding sequence GTGTTCTGGAAGCGGAAGGACAAGAAGAAGGACGGCGACGAGGCCGAGGCCTCCGGGGCGCCCTCGGCGGTGGCGACCACGAGCGCCGGCCCCGATGACACCGCCGCGGCCGACGCCCACGCCGAGCCCGAGGAGTCCGCGGACGACGCCCCCGCCGCGGCGGCCGGGACTGCGGAGGACGGGGAGTCGGCCTCGGCCGGCGAGGAAACCGCCGAATCCGCCGAACCCGCCGGGTCGGACGAGGGCGAGGAAGCCGACGAGTCCGCGAAGGACGCCGAGGACGCCGAAGACACCGAGGACGCCACGCCGGCTGCGTCCGGTCGCCGGCGTTCCCCCACGGCCGCGGAGGACCCAGAGGTCGCCGGCGCGACCGAGCCCGACGAAGAGGGCGTGCAGCGGGTGCGCACCGTCGGCGTCCTCAAGGCCGAGGACCAGGAGATCGACGTCGTCAGCAATACGTGGATCGTCGACGCCGACAGCGAAGGCGTCGTCGTGATCGACCCGGCGCACGACGCCGAGGCGATCATGGAGGCCGTCGGTGATCGCGAGGTCTACCTCGTGGCCTGCACCAACGGCTACAACACGCACCTCACCGCCGCCATCGAGGTCGCCGAGCGCGACGAGGCGCCCATCGCCCTGCACCGCCGCGAACTGCGCTCCTGGCGCCGCATCCACGGCGCCGAGCACCGGCCCGATCTGGAGATCGAGGGCGGCGGCTCGCTGAAGGCCGGCGACATCGAGATCGACATCCTGCCGATCCCGGGTACCTCCACCGGCAGCGTCGCCTACTACGTCTCCGAGAAGGGCGTCGTCTTCACCGGCGACTCGCTGCGCGCCGGCGAGGTCGGCACCGTTGCGGGCGGCTACATCGACTACACCCAGCAGCTGCACTCGATCGGCGAGATGATCCTGACTCTGCCGCCGGATACCCGCGTGCTGCCCGACAGCGGCCCGGAGACCACCGTCGGCGAGGAGTCGGAGAACTTCGACGCCTGGGTCTCCACCCGCTGA
- a CDS encoding alpha/beta fold hydrolase, with translation MSTPRFLSLPPGVERTTIRTPMGEVAALHATPAAGGCERQPALLVPGYTGSKEDFIALLQTLAAAGRAVTAVDMPGQYQSPGFVDSEDYSRVGLGRVVGEVALTLDVGPVHLLGHSFGGLVARETVISAALPLLSFTLMSSGPSAIGGPRADRAQSLITAIGQTRTRERLERIWSEHLDAPTRESGVSPEIHAFLRERMTANHPDALVRMAEELLDATDRTPELARSALPMLVLYGEDDDAWPPEAQSAMADRLGAERVVIPGAAHSPNVEAPETTAEALTAFWNQVETKERGGV, from the coding sequence GTGAGTACTCCGCGTTTCCTGAGCCTTCCGCCCGGCGTCGAGCGCACCACGATCCGCACTCCTATGGGCGAGGTCGCTGCGCTGCACGCCACTCCGGCCGCCGGCGGATGCGAACGGCAGCCGGCGCTGCTGGTACCCGGCTACACGGGAAGCAAGGAGGACTTCATCGCGCTGCTGCAGACCCTGGCGGCCGCCGGCCGCGCGGTGACGGCCGTCGACATGCCGGGCCAGTACCAGTCCCCCGGCTTCGTCGACTCCGAGGACTACTCCCGCGTCGGGCTGGGCCGCGTCGTCGGCGAGGTCGCGCTGACGCTGGACGTGGGGCCGGTCCACCTGCTGGGGCACTCCTTCGGCGGCCTCGTCGCCCGGGAGACCGTCATCTCGGCGGCTCTGCCGCTGCTTTCGTTCACCCTGATGAGTTCCGGGCCGTCGGCCATCGGGGGCCCCCGCGCCGACAGGGCGCAGAGCCTGATCACGGCCATCGGCCAGACGCGCACGCGCGAGCGCCTGGAGCGGATCTGGTCCGAGCACCTGGACGCGCCGACCCGGGAGAGCGGCGTCTCACCCGAGATCCACGCATTCCTGCGCGAGCGCATGACCGCCAACCACCCCGACGCGCTCGTCCGCATGGCCGAGGAGCTGCTCGACGCCACCGACCGCACGCCCGAGCTCGCCCGCTCCGCACTGCCCATGCTCGTGCTCTACGGGGAGGACGACGACGCCTGGCCGCCCGAGGCCCAGTCGGCGATGGCCGACCGCCTGGGCGCCGAGCGCGTAGTCATCCCGGGAGCGGCCCATTCCCCCAACGTGGAGGCACCCGAGACCACGGCCGAGGCGCTCACCGCCTTCTGGAACCAGGTCGAGACCAAGGAGCGCGGCGGGGTGTGA
- a CDS encoding DEAD/DEAH box helicase, which produces MNTEIADALEAEGIVEPFPIQTLGLPLALAGSDIIGQARTGTGKTFAFGLPLLQRVQAAPGSAKRPRTLVVVPTRELAIQVAADLTTAGKRTGARILTVYGGRAYEPQIDGLKNGVDIVVGTPGRLLDLENQKHLSLQDVSAVVLDEADKMLDLGFLPDIERILTKIPDERQVMLFSATMPSEIVSLSRNYLRRPTHVRAGDDDEPGQTRISDIAQHAFRTHPMDKPEMLGRLLQAEGRGLTMVFCQTKRACDKVAGELKDRGFAAAAVHGDLGQSQRERALRAFRGGKIDVLVATDVAARGLDVDDVTHVVNYECPEDEKTYTHRIGRTGRAGRSGTAVTFIDWQEIARWKLINTALGLPHPDPEETYSTSQHFFEELQIPAGTKGRLAADRRERAGLEAEEIEDIGDTGRSRTERGAKSDRGGRGAQSERGDRRGRGRSRNRRRTRRSGSESDTGERTSSGRQSSDAGSAKPEGKQDASGESPAPRRRRRRRTRNGVEQPGKDDQG; this is translated from the coding sequence GTGAACACCGAGATCGCGGACGCTCTCGAAGCCGAAGGGATCGTCGAGCCCTTCCCGATCCAGACCCTCGGCCTCCCGCTGGCCCTCGCGGGGTCCGACATCATCGGCCAGGCCCGCACGGGCACCGGCAAGACCTTCGCCTTCGGGCTGCCGCTGCTGCAGCGCGTGCAGGCGGCACCGGGTTCGGCCAAGCGGCCGCGGACGCTGGTGGTCGTGCCGACCCGCGAACTGGCCATCCAGGTCGCCGCCGACCTCACCACGGCCGGCAAGCGCACCGGCGCCCGCATCCTCACCGTCTACGGCGGCCGCGCCTACGAGCCGCAGATCGACGGACTCAAGAACGGTGTGGACATCGTCGTGGGCACGCCGGGCCGACTGCTCGACCTGGAGAACCAGAAGCACCTCAGCCTGCAGGACGTGTCGGCGGTGGTGCTGGACGAGGCCGACAAGATGCTCGACCTCGGCTTCCTGCCGGACATCGAGCGGATCCTGACCAAGATCCCCGACGAACGCCAGGTGATGCTGTTCTCGGCGACCATGCCGAGCGAGATCGTCTCCCTGTCGCGCAACTACCTGCGCAGGCCCACCCACGTGCGGGCCGGGGACGACGACGAGCCGGGCCAGACCCGCATCTCCGACATCGCCCAGCACGCCTTCCGCACCCACCCCATGGACAAGCCCGAGATGCTGGGGCGCCTGCTCCAGGCCGAGGGACGCGGGCTGACCATGGTCTTCTGCCAGACCAAGCGCGCCTGCGACAAGGTCGCCGGCGAGCTCAAGGACCGCGGGTTCGCCGCCGCCGCCGTGCACGGCGACCTGGGCCAGAGCCAGCGCGAGCGTGCGCTGCGGGCGTTCCGCGGCGGCAAGATCGACGTACTGGTGGCCACCGACGTCGCCGCGCGCGGGCTGGACGTCGACGACGTCACCCACGTGGTCAACTACGAGTGCCCCGAAGACGAGAAGACCTACACCCACCGCATCGGCCGCACCGGCCGCGCCGGGCGCTCGGGCACCGCGGTCACCTTCATCGACTGGCAGGAGATCGCCCGCTGGAAGCTGATCAATACCGCCCTCGGCCTTCCCCACCCCGATCCCGAGGAGACCTACTCCACCTCGCAGCACTTCTTCGAGGAGCTGCAGATCCCGGCCGGGACGAAGGGGCGGCTGGCCGCCGACCGGCGTGAGCGCGCCGGCCTGGAGGCCGAGGAGATCGAGGACATCGGCGACACCGGCCGCAGCCGCACCGAGCGCGGCGCCAAGTCCGACCGGGGCGGGCGCGGCGCGCAGAGTGAGCGCGGCGACCGCCGCGGACGCGGGCGCTCCCGCAACCGCCGGCGGACCCGGCGCTCGGGTTCGGAGTCCGACACCGGCGAGCGCACCTCCTCCGGCCGCCAGAGCTCCGATGCGGGTTCGGCCAAGCCCGAGGGCAAGCAGGACGCGTCGGGTGAGTCCCCGGCACCCCGCCGGAGGCGCCGCCGGCGCACGCGCAACGGTGTCGAGCAGCCCGGCAAGGACGACCAGGGCTGA
- a CDS encoding ferritin-like fold-containing protein produces the protein MSGQSGTGSHAAPAAAVGSGVIDLLGLLAYARLVAFFRLAGDAELAPTLASKGELADLAAAEHANYRRLHDRLAELGVEPEAAMRPFVAPLDAWHARTEPQSWLESLVKAYVGEGIAGDFYGKLAEVCDRRTHELVRDTLVESGRAEFVAAQVRRAIGEDPRLAGRLALWARRLVGEALSQAQSVAASRPDLAALLGSGARARDAEVGSAEDAAAAADPAQAADATSADLATVSRMFAELTEAHAARLEAMGLST, from the coding sequence GTGAGCGGGCAGAGCGGTACCGGATCGCACGCCGCCCCGGCGGCCGCCGTCGGCAGCGGTGTCATCGACCTGCTGGGGCTGCTGGCCTACGCCCGCCTCGTCGCGTTCTTCCGCCTGGCGGGCGACGCCGAGCTGGCGCCGACACTGGCGAGCAAGGGGGAACTGGCCGACCTCGCCGCCGCCGAGCACGCGAACTACCGTCGGCTGCACGACCGGCTCGCCGAACTCGGTGTGGAGCCGGAGGCGGCGATGCGGCCCTTCGTCGCCCCGCTGGACGCCTGGCACGCCCGCACCGAGCCGCAAAGCTGGCTGGAGAGCCTGGTCAAGGCGTATGTGGGTGAAGGCATCGCCGGAGACTTCTACGGCAAGCTCGCCGAGGTGTGCGACCGGCGCACGCATGAGCTGGTACGGGACACGCTGGTGGAGTCGGGCCGGGCGGAGTTCGTCGCCGCCCAGGTGCGCCGGGCCATCGGCGAGGATCCGCGGCTGGCGGGGCGGCTGGCGCTGTGGGCGCGCCGGCTGGTGGGCGAGGCGCTGAGCCAGGCGCAGAGCGTCGCGGCGAGCAGGCCCGATCTCGCGGCGCTTCTGGGATCGGGTGCGCGCGCCCGGGACGCCGAGGTCGGGTCGGCTGAGGACGCAGCTGCCGCCGCCGACCCGGCTCAGGCGGCGGATGCCACGTCGGCCGACCTGGCGACGGTGAGCCGGATGTTCGCCGAACTGACCGAGGCGCACGCTGCCCGGCTGGAGGCCATGGGCCTGAGTACCTGA
- a CDS encoding DUF6401 family natural product biosynthesis protein: MRPGFFAEGRLARLSREFGLLGPLGDAMEPWMTAELDQHTAAVRDSIATDGGRLTRVSLSRYLDGFMDGCRERGWYSSCDGYDWETLRLLAVCRLAKEQGFVR, translated from the coding sequence ATGCGTCCTGGGTTCTTCGCCGAAGGCCGACTGGCCCGCTTGTCGCGCGAGTTCGGGCTGCTCGGTCCCCTCGGCGACGCCATGGAGCCGTGGATGACCGCTGAGCTGGACCAGCACACTGCCGCGGTGCGCGACTCCATCGCCACCGACGGCGGCAGGCTGACCCGCGTCAGCCTGTCCCGCTACCTCGACGGGTTCATGGACGGGTGCCGCGAGCGCGGCTGGTACTCCTCCTGCGACGGGTACGACTGGGAGACACTGCGCCTGCTCGCCGTCTGCCGCCTGGCGAAGGAACAGGGTTTCGTCCGCTAG
- a CDS encoding mechanosensitive ion channel family protein, whose amino-acid sequence MNIQQGLTDAWSAVASFVPLLAAFLVILVLGWIIAKVIGRLVGKGLAKAGLDRGLDRSGVGEYFQRSRYSASELSGKIVYYALLLITLQLAFSVFGPNNPITQLLNSVVSWIPLGIVALVIVVVAGMIAKAARDVISSALGGLSYGRLLGNIAGIFIMALGVIAALNQMNVATTVTQPVLIAVLATAGGILVVGVGGGLVRPMQARWDNWLDAAERETGRVRDDSTYRAGHSDAMAQGPAQSAPQQAQREPEARETSAMGGSTASQGRSGSQPQRPPER is encoded by the coding sequence ATGAACATCCAACAAGGGCTGACGGACGCCTGGAGCGCCGTCGCCAGCTTCGTTCCACTGCTGGCGGCATTCCTGGTGATCCTGGTCCTCGGCTGGATCATCGCCAAGGTCATCGGCCGGCTGGTGGGCAAGGGGCTGGCCAAAGCGGGCCTCGACCGCGGCCTGGACCGCAGCGGCGTGGGTGAGTACTTCCAGCGCAGCCGCTACAGCGCAAGCGAGCTGAGCGGGAAGATCGTCTACTACGCGCTCCTGCTGATCACGCTTCAGCTCGCGTTCAGCGTCTTCGGGCCGAACAACCCGATCACGCAGCTGCTGAACTCCGTGGTCAGCTGGATCCCGCTCGGCATCGTCGCGCTGGTCATAGTCGTGGTGGCCGGGATGATCGCCAAGGCCGCGCGCGACGTCATCTCCAGCGCCCTGGGCGGGCTGAGCTACGGCCGCCTCCTCGGCAACATCGCGGGCATTTTCATCATGGCCCTCGGTGTGATCGCCGCGCTGAACCAGATGAACGTGGCGACCACCGTCACCCAGCCGGTGCTGATCGCGGTGCTGGCCACCGCCGGCGGCATCCTGGTCGTCGGTGTCGGCGGAGGACTCGTCCGGCCGATGCAGGCGCGCTGGGACAACTGGCTCGACGCCGCCGAGCGCGAGACGGGCCGAGTGCGGGACGACTCCACCTACCGGGCCGGACACTCCGACGCCATGGCGCAGGGACCGGCCCAGAGCGCCCCGCAGCAGGCACAGCGGGAGCCCGAAGCGCGCGAGACCTCGGCGATGGGCGGTTCCACGGCTTCGCAAGGCCGGTCGGGCAGCCAGCCGCAGCGTCCGCCGGAACGGTGA
- a CDS encoding TetR/AcrR family transcriptional regulator yields MTAPSDARPRGTRLPRLARRRQLLAAAQEVFVAHGYHAAAMDEIAERAGVSKPVLYQHFPGKLELYLALLEQHSEALVEKQREALESTDDNRQRVTASFRAYFDFVAGEGEAFRLVFESDLRNVAAVREKTEHTLQRCAELISDVIRQDTSISEEEAHLLSIGLVGMAETSARYWLSNFGTIPQEAAEQLIARLAWRGISGWDLTRG; encoded by the coding sequence GTGACGGCTCCTTCAGACGCCCGCCCGCGGGGGACCCGCCTGCCCCGCCTCGCCCGTCGGCGCCAGTTGCTGGCCGCTGCCCAGGAGGTGTTCGTCGCCCACGGCTACCATGCCGCGGCGATGGACGAGATCGCCGAGCGCGCCGGGGTCAGCAAGCCCGTCCTCTACCAGCACTTCCCGGGCAAGTTGGAGCTGTACCTGGCGCTGCTGGAGCAGCACTCCGAGGCGCTGGTGGAGAAGCAGCGCGAGGCGCTGGAGAGCACCGACGACAACCGCCAGCGCGTCACCGCCAGCTTCCGGGCCTACTTCGACTTCGTGGCCGGTGAAGGCGAGGCGTTCCGGCTCGTATTCGAATCCGACCTGCGCAACGTCGCCGCGGTCCGCGAGAAGACCGAGCACACACTGCAGCGCTGCGCCGAGTTGATCAGCGACGTGATCCGCCAGGACACCAGCATCTCCGAAGAGGAGGCGCATCTGCTCAGCATCGGCCTGGTCGGCATGGCCGAAACCAGCGCCCGGTACTGGCTGAGCAACTTCGGCACGATTCCGCAGGAGGCCGCCGAACAGCTGATCGCACGGCTGGCCTGGCGGGGCATCAGCGGTTGGGATCTCACGCGGGGTTGA
- a CDS encoding alpha/beta fold hydrolase: MAEPIGPWPGERVGLGEGQEVFVRTDASGAKGRADRKRAVYVHGLGGSSTNWTDLMGVLCHEWAGEALDLPGFGGSPPPPTGDYSIDGHARAVARLISAGEHPVHLIGNSMGGAVAVRVAAERPDLVRSLTLVSPALPDLRPRLIPYQMAGALFPVIGPAVYGLMQRRPPEVRVQDMLDTTYYDPSVASPARVLEALEAERERDTHEHAETAVLRSLRGMVGEYLRRGHRSLWAQAGRVQCPVLLMYATGDKFVNPRMAARAARSFARSRLVLMPETGHVPMMECPERVGREVRTFLRGADSTPRARPRGAGDGAAAGGASGDRTADPAAAAGRGSAAE; the protein is encoded by the coding sequence ATGGCGGAGCCCATCGGACCCTGGCCGGGAGAACGCGTCGGCCTCGGCGAGGGGCAGGAGGTCTTCGTCCGCACCGACGCCTCGGGTGCGAAGGGCCGCGCGGACCGCAAGAGAGCGGTCTACGTCCACGGGCTCGGCGGCTCCTCCACCAACTGGACCGACCTCATGGGCGTGCTGTGTCACGAGTGGGCGGGCGAGGCCCTGGACCTGCCCGGCTTCGGCGGCTCCCCGCCGCCGCCCACCGGCGACTACAGCATCGACGGCCACGCGCGCGCCGTCGCCCGGCTCATCTCCGCCGGCGAGCACCCGGTCCATCTGATCGGCAACTCCATGGGCGGCGCGGTCGCCGTGCGCGTCGCCGCCGAGCGCCCCGACCTGGTGCGCTCGCTGACACTCGTCTCTCCGGCGCTGCCCGACCTGCGTCCGCGGCTCATCCCCTACCAGATGGCCGGCGCGCTGTTCCCGGTGATCGGACCGGCCGTCTACGGCCTGATGCAGCGCCGTCCGCCCGAGGTCCGTGTCCAGGACATGCTCGACACCACCTACTACGACCCCTCCGTCGCCTCTCCCGCGCGTGTGCTGGAGGCGCTGGAGGCCGAGCGCGAGCGCGACACCCACGAGCACGCCGAGACCGCGGTGCTGAGGTCGCTGCGCGGAATGGTCGGCGAGTACCTGCGGCGGGGGCACCGCTCGCTGTGGGCGCAGGCCGGCCGGGTGCAGTGCCCGGTGCTGCTGATGTACGCCACCGGCGACAAGTTCGTGAACCCCCGCATGGCCGCCCGCGCCGCGCGGTCGTTCGCCCGCAGCCGGCTGGTGCTCATGCCCGAGACCGGGCACGTGCCGATGATGGAATGCCCCGAACGGGTGGGCCGCGAGGTCCGCACGTTCCTGCGCGGCGCCGACAGCACGCCGCGGGCCCGCCCGCGCGGCGCGGGCGACGGTGCCGCCGCGGGCGGCGCATCCGGCGACCGCACCGCCGATCCCGCGGCCGCAGCCGGCCGCGGGTCGGCGGCGGAGTGA
- the moeZ gene encoding adenylyltransferase/sulfurtransferase MoeZ has product MSLPPLVEPADELTVDEVRRYSRHLIIPDVGMAGQKRLKNAKVLVVGAGGLGSPALLYLAAAGVGTLGIIDFDEVDESNLQRQVIHGQSDIGKPKAESARESIEEINPYVSVNLHKERLDSDNALEIFRGYDLVLDGTDNFATRYLVNDACVLLNIPYVWGSIFRFDGQVSVFWNEHGPQYRDLYPEPPPPGMVPSCAEGGVLGVLCASIGSVMVNEAIKLITGIGDPLVGRLMIFDALEMSWKTVKVRKDPEGEPITELIDYEEFCGAVSDDAEQAAQGSTITAGELKEKMDKGEDFYLVDVREKHEYEIVNIPGAVLIPKGEFLSGEAFGKLPQDKQVVLHCKSGARSAEALAALKGAGFSDAVHVGGGVLGWVNQVDPSLPSY; this is encoded by the coding sequence GTGTCGCTGCCGCCGCTGGTCGAACCGGCCGACGAGTTGACCGTCGACGAGGTTCGCCGCTACTCCCGCCACCTGATCATCCCCGACGTGGGCATGGCCGGCCAGAAGCGCCTGAAAAACGCCAAGGTGCTGGTGGTGGGCGCCGGCGGGCTCGGCTCGCCCGCGCTGCTGTACCTGGCCGCCGCCGGTGTCGGCACGCTGGGCATCATCGATTTCGACGAGGTCGACGAGTCCAACCTCCAGCGCCAGGTCATCCACGGCCAGAGCGACATCGGCAAGCCCAAGGCCGAGTCGGCGCGCGAGAGCATCGAGGAGATCAACCCCTACGTCTCGGTGAACCTGCACAAGGAACGCCTCGACTCCGACAACGCCCTGGAGATCTTCCGGGGTTACGACCTCGTGCTGGACGGCACGGACAACTTCGCCACCCGCTACCTGGTCAACGACGCCTGCGTGCTGCTGAACATCCCCTACGTGTGGGGTTCGATCTTCCGCTTCGACGGCCAGGTCAGCGTTTTCTGGAACGAGCACGGTCCGCAGTACCGCGACCTCTACCCCGAGCCGCCGCCGCCGGGGATGGTGCCCTCTTGCGCCGAGGGCGGCGTGCTGGGCGTGTTGTGCGCCTCGATCGGCTCGGTCATGGTCAACGAGGCCATCAAGTTGATCACCGGCATCGGCGACCCGCTGGTGGGCCGGCTGATGATCTTCGACGCCCTGGAGATGTCCTGGAAGACCGTCAAGGTCCGCAAGGACCCCGAGGGCGAGCCCATCACCGAGCTGATCGACTACGAGGAGTTCTGCGGCGCCGTCTCCGACGACGCGGAGCAGGCCGCGCAAGGCTCCACCATCACCGCGGGCGAGCTCAAGGAGAAGATGGACAAGGGTGAGGACTTCTACCTCGTCGACGTCCGTGAGAAGCACGAGTACGAGATCGTGAACATCCCCGGCGCAGTGCTTATCCCCAAGGGGGAGTTCCTCAGCGGCGAGGCCTTCGGCAAGCTGCCGCAGGACAAGCAAGTCGTGCTGCACTGCAAGTCCGGCGCCCGTTCGGCCGAGGCGCTGGCCGCGCTCAAGGGCGCGGGCTTCAGCGACGCCGTCCACGTCGGCGGCGGGGTGCTGGGCTGGGTCAACCAGGTCGACCCGAGCCTGCCCAGCTACTGA
- a CDS encoding SPW repeat domain-containing protein yields the protein MRITGRWADWLALVVGTAVVVSYTWHGMLGLGMAALFLVGVLIVFLACLAIIHPELFVAEAAMVAAGLFLVGVPWMFAFTDTPAAAWTAWIGGAVAVVTGLVTLPGSTALYRRIVPPQPSGGSTS from the coding sequence ATGCGGATCACCGGACGCTGGGCGGACTGGCTGGCGCTGGTCGTGGGAACGGCGGTCGTCGTCAGCTACACCTGGCACGGCATGCTGGGTCTGGGCATGGCCGCGCTGTTCCTGGTGGGCGTCCTCATCGTGTTCCTGGCCTGCCTGGCCATCATCCATCCCGAGCTCTTCGTCGCCGAGGCCGCCATGGTCGCCGCCGGGCTGTTCCTGGTCGGGGTTCCGTGGATGTTCGCCTTCACCGACACACCCGCGGCCGCGTGGACGGCGTGGATCGGCGGTGCGGTCGCCGTGGTCACCGGTCTCGTCACCCTTCCGGGCTCCACCGCCCTCTACCGCCGCATCGTCCCGCCGCAGCCCAGCGGCGGCAGCACCTCCTAG
- a CDS encoding MGMT family protein — MPHAYSHRTEYVDRVLDVVECIPPGTVMSYGDIAEYLGEGGPRQVGAVMSAWGGEVCWWRVIRADGGPPRGHGAEALRRYAAEATPMRPGGDRVDMSRARWDGHPAAPP; from the coding sequence ATGCCGCACGCCTACAGCCACCGGACCGAGTACGTGGACCGGGTGCTCGACGTCGTGGAGTGCATTCCGCCCGGCACGGTGATGAGCTACGGCGACATCGCCGAGTACCTGGGCGAGGGCGGCCCGCGCCAAGTCGGCGCGGTGATGTCGGCCTGGGGCGGTGAAGTCTGCTGGTGGCGGGTCATCCGCGCCGACGGCGGCCCTCCGCGGGGCCACGGGGCCGAGGCCCTGCGCCGCTACGCGGCGGAGGCCACACCGATGCGCCCCGGCGGGGACCGCGTAGACATGAGCCGCGCACGGTGGGACGGCCACCCCGCCGCGCCACCGTGA